The following proteins come from a genomic window of Hymenobacter canadensis:
- a CDS encoding glycosyltransferase, protein MKVVIIGPAYPLRGGLATYNERLARAFQEAGDEVRLVTFSLQYPDFLFPGQTQFSTEPGPADLDIEVSLNSVNPLSWWKVGEKLRRERPDLVIFRFWLPFMGPALGTVARLVRRNRHTRVVAITDNVIPHEKRPGDRPLTRYFLSACHGFVTMSRSVLADLRRLGFRQPALYRPHPLYDNFGPLKAKPAALAALGLDPAFGYLLFFGFIRAYKGLDILLEAFADERLAKLPLKLIIAGEYYEDAAPYEALIRQHNLEGRLVRATDFIPNERVVDYFCAADLIVQPYKNATQSGVSQIAYHFERPMLVTDVGGLAELIPDGEVGYVVPPTPRAIADALVDFYEQQREQEFTAGVWARKKEFSWSEMVKALKEVAEINKQHSE, encoded by the coding sequence ATGAAAGTCGTCATCATCGGGCCGGCGTATCCGCTGCGGGGCGGGCTGGCTACCTACAACGAGCGGCTGGCGCGGGCCTTCCAGGAGGCCGGCGACGAGGTACGGCTCGTGACGTTTTCGCTGCAGTATCCCGATTTCCTGTTTCCCGGCCAGACCCAGTTCAGCACCGAGCCCGGCCCCGCCGACCTGGATATTGAAGTCAGCCTGAACTCGGTGAACCCGCTTTCGTGGTGGAAAGTGGGGGAGAAGCTGCGCCGGGAACGGCCCGACCTGGTGATTTTCCGGTTCTGGCTGCCCTTTATGGGGCCGGCGCTGGGCACCGTGGCCCGCCTCGTACGTCGCAACCGCCACACCCGCGTGGTGGCCATCACCGACAACGTTATTCCGCACGAGAAGCGGCCCGGCGACCGGCCGCTCACGCGCTATTTCCTTTCGGCCTGCCACGGCTTCGTGACCATGAGCCGCTCGGTGCTGGCCGATCTGCGCCGTCTGGGCTTCCGGCAGCCCGCCCTCTACCGCCCGCACCCGCTCTACGACAACTTCGGCCCGCTCAAGGCCAAGCCTGCCGCATTGGCGGCTCTGGGGCTCGATCCGGCATTCGGCTACCTGCTGTTCTTTGGCTTTATCCGGGCTTACAAGGGGCTGGACATTCTGCTAGAGGCCTTTGCCGACGAGCGGCTGGCGAAGCTGCCCCTCAAGCTGATTATTGCCGGCGAATACTACGAGGACGCCGCACCCTACGAGGCCCTGATCCGGCAGCACAACCTGGAAGGCCGCCTCGTCCGCGCCACCGACTTCATCCCGAACGAGCGGGTAGTGGACTACTTCTGCGCCGCCGACCTCATTGTGCAGCCCTACAAAAACGCCACCCAGAGCGGCGTTTCGCAAATTGCCTACCACTTCGAGCGGCCAATGCTAGTGACGGATGTAGGCGGGCTGGCCGAGCTGATTCCGGACGGCGAAGTGGGCTACGTGGTGCCGCCCACGCCCCGCGCCATTGCCGACGCGCTGGTGGATTTCTACGAGCAGCAGCGCGAGCAGGAATTCACGGCCGGCGTCTGGGCCCGGAAGAAGGAGTTTTCGTGGAGCGAGATGGTGAAAGCGCTGAAGGAAGTGGCTGAGATTAACAAACAACACAGTGAGTAA
- a CDS encoding glycosyltransferase family 2 protein, protein MSKRTSHSFPVELSIVIPLLNEAESLPELTRWINRVLAQHGLTYEVILVDDGSTDNSWDVIEELAETDTHLRGIRFNRNYGKSAALNVGFKETTGRVICTMDADLQDSPEELPDLYRMITQDGFDLVSGWKRKRFDPLSKTIPTKLFNGVTRWISGIQLHDFNCGLKAYDHRVVRSIEVYGEMHRYIPVIAKWAGFRKIGEKVVQHQERKYGTTKFGLERFVYGFLDLLSITFVSRFRRRPMHFFGTMGTLSFVLGMLITLWLVGEKVYLSWIRNLATRNVTDQPLFFLALTAVTIGAMLFLTGFLAELIQLNGANRNDYLVRDKVNLK, encoded by the coding sequence TTGAGTAAGCGCACTTCGCATTCGTTTCCGGTGGAGCTGTCCATCGTCATTCCCCTACTCAACGAAGCCGAGTCGTTGCCGGAGCTGACCCGCTGGATCAACCGCGTGCTGGCCCAGCACGGGCTTACCTACGAGGTGATTCTGGTGGACGACGGCTCGACAGACAACTCCTGGGACGTAATCGAGGAGCTGGCCGAAACCGACACCCACCTGCGCGGCATCCGCTTCAATCGCAACTACGGCAAATCGGCGGCGCTGAACGTGGGCTTCAAGGAAACGACCGGCCGCGTCATCTGTACCATGGATGCCGACCTGCAGGACTCGCCGGAAGAGCTACCCGACCTGTACCGCATGATCACGCAGGACGGTTTTGACCTGGTGAGCGGCTGGAAACGCAAGCGCTTCGATCCGCTGTCGAAAACCATCCCGACCAAGCTCTTTAACGGCGTTACGCGCTGGATTTCGGGCATTCAGCTTCACGACTTCAACTGCGGCCTCAAGGCCTACGACCACCGCGTGGTGCGCAGCATCGAGGTGTACGGCGAGATGCACCGCTACATCCCCGTGATTGCCAAATGGGCGGGCTTCCGCAAGATCGGCGAGAAGGTGGTGCAGCACCAGGAGCGCAAATACGGCACCACCAAGTTCGGGCTGGAGCGGTTCGTGTACGGCTTCCTCGACTTGCTGAGCATCACGTTTGTGAGCCGGTTCCGGCGGCGGCCCATGCACTTCTTCGGTACGATGGGTACCCTGTCGTTTGTGCTGGGCATGCTGATTACGCTGTGGCTGGTGGGCGAGAAGGTGTACCTGTCGTGGATTAGGAATCTGGCCACCCGCAACGTCACGGACCAGCCGCTGTTTTTCCTGGCCCTCACGGCTGTCACTATCGGGGCCATGCTGTTCCTGACGGGCTTTTTGGCCGAACTGATCCAGCTGAACGGCGCCAACCGCAACGATTATCTGGTGCGGGACAAGGTGAATCTGAAGTAA
- a CDS encoding DUF4199 domain-containing protein, with protein MENTATTAETPVQVGIRYGLLFGIIGIIVDFGLKVTELAFKFSVAMPMSILVWVVGIVLAHRYFKSQNGGLMTFGQGVIISIVLGTISAILTGAFNYVYINFIDPDYVTAMRADMEAWMMGMNVPEDQLDKALADISQEKMGSVLSIGKVTLGGSIGGAVLGLIISAFTKHKLPEFE; from the coding sequence ATGGAAAACACAGCTACTACTGCCGAAACGCCTGTTCAGGTTGGTATCCGCTACGGCCTTCTTTTTGGCATCATCGGCATCATCGTCGACTTTGGCCTGAAAGTCACGGAACTCGCTTTTAAATTTTCGGTGGCAATGCCCATGTCCATTTTGGTATGGGTTGTTGGCATTGTTCTCGCCCACCGCTACTTCAAGAGCCAGAATGGCGGCCTGATGACGTTCGGGCAGGGAGTGATAATTTCCATTGTGTTGGGTACCATCAGTGCTATCCTAACTGGGGCTTTCAACTACGTGTACATCAATTTTATTGATCCTGACTACGTAACGGCCATGCGCGCCGATATGGAAGCCTGGATGATGGGGATGAATGTGCCGGAAGACCAACTGGACAAAGCGCTGGCCGATATCTCACAGGAGAAAATGGGCTCAGTGCTGAGCATTGGTAAAGTAACGTTGGGCGGCTCCATTGGTGGGGCCGTGCTGGGGTTGATTATTTCCGCTTTTACCAAGCATAAACTTCCCGAGTTTGAGTAA
- a CDS encoding DUF4199 domain-containing protein: MENTPSHANPVLRTALLWGTAAGFLCISWVLFLHFTHNNPYGLKRTLSDFFTPVAAIGSQMVLRRFYPQGPGLGKSVGVGLLTTVLAALVAATGLYVYAQLADPSLIQQHLAEARQLLENARRIYLANPNGRQQFEATLQGLAHTPAGFAQDEFLKKLLWGVFLSIPGGIFLRK; this comes from the coding sequence TTGGAAAATACGCCTTCACACGCCAACCCGGTTTTGCGCACTGCCCTGCTGTGGGGTACCGCCGCCGGGTTCCTTTGTATTAGCTGGGTGCTGTTTCTGCACTTCACCCACAACAACCCGTACGGGCTCAAACGCACGCTTTCCGACTTCTTTACTCCAGTGGCGGCTATCGGCAGTCAAATGGTGCTGCGCCGGTTCTATCCGCAGGGGCCAGGGCTCGGGAAGTCAGTAGGGGTAGGGTTGCTGACGACGGTACTGGCCGCCCTTGTAGCCGCTACTGGCCTGTACGTATATGCCCAGCTGGCTGACCCCAGCCTGATACAGCAGCATCTGGCGGAAGCCCGGCAGCTGTTGGAAAATGCCCGGCGCATATATCTGGCCAACCCCAACGGCCGCCAGCAGTTCGAGGCCACGCTTCAGGGCCTGGCGCATACGCCGGCCGGCTTTGCCCAGGACGAATTCCTGAAGAAGCTATTGTGGGGCGTGTTTTTGAGCATTCCGGGTGGGATATTCCTGCGGAAATAG
- a CDS encoding BatA domain-containing protein — protein MSITYPWFLLGLLGIAIPVLIHLFELRRPTRVLFTNLGFIREVQIVTAKQRKVKHWLVLLARIGFVIFLVFMFAQPFLPAQVASSASRRIDPSVLVDTSPSMQADEEGSDLSRFDKAVDQARELPMAFPANARFTLNKELNVPLAPAAFRVALDQLSVSGRSTGLNGLLQKSIGQPDKAKQLFVFSDFQKSVFSSRSLAAVDSAAQVLLVPVGGGGTRNVFIDSLWLEDAFVRRNADVVLHVRLRNGGTEAVKNCQLRLFVGTRQATAFNASVSGDEPVTVTARVRLDSDQVQLCRIELDDFPVVFDNTYYFSLQASPVIRVLEVQNGGQEQALQRVYGNEPLFSYSQTVASRLDYGQLEKANLLVVRGASRIEAALREGIRRVVQRGGSVVVIPPADVTGRATYDQLFRELGIAPVQWEAAGTRTALREVAVPDRRNPFFREVFGAQSRQPVMPKVAPVLRWSRSGTDIMRTQDGDGFLSAFSSGKGTLYLFSTPFNESSTDFLQHALFVPVMYRLAMQSFRSEQHLAYRLNQGSVTVAVGNGNTAAQAGEQVYKLTNDSLTFIPAQRVQNGLLRFEVPAGMQQPGFYRLTRNGQTLTPLAFNNDKRESELAAYTAAELRQLIGPNRPNVQVYETGQGLTVAARYKAERVGTPLWQYCLWAALACLLAEVLLLRFMGRPAAAADVKVAA, from the coding sequence ATGAGCATCACCTATCCTTGGTTTTTATTGGGTCTGCTAGGTATTGCTATACCGGTGTTGATCCATTTGTTTGAGTTGCGCCGGCCTACGCGTGTGTTGTTCACTAACCTGGGATTCATCCGTGAAGTCCAGATTGTGACAGCTAAGCAGCGAAAGGTTAAACATTGGCTGGTCTTATTGGCGCGGATTGGATTCGTAATTTTCTTGGTGTTCATGTTTGCGCAGCCGTTTTTACCAGCGCAGGTAGCCTCATCGGCTTCTAGGAGAATTGATCCTAGTGTATTGGTCGATACTTCCCCGAGCATGCAGGCTGATGAAGAAGGTAGTGACCTCTCCAGATTCGATAAGGCTGTGGATCAAGCAAGGGAACTGCCAATGGCTTTCCCCGCTAACGCTCGTTTCACACTCAACAAAGAGCTGAACGTCCCATTGGCACCAGCTGCATTTCGCGTTGCGCTAGATCAGCTGAGCGTTTCGGGCAGGTCTACTGGACTGAATGGCTTATTGCAAAAGTCAATCGGGCAACCTGATAAGGCGAAGCAATTGTTTGTCTTCTCGGACTTTCAGAAATCAGTCTTTTCTTCCCGTAGTCTGGCGGCTGTCGATTCGGCAGCACAGGTACTGCTGGTGCCAGTGGGAGGCGGAGGAACGCGTAACGTGTTTATAGATAGTTTGTGGCTGGAAGATGCCTTCGTACGGCGCAATGCTGATGTAGTGCTGCATGTGCGTCTGCGCAACGGTGGAACGGAGGCAGTGAAGAATTGCCAGTTGCGGCTGTTCGTTGGAACCCGGCAGGCTACTGCTTTCAATGCCTCGGTATCTGGTGATGAACCAGTAACCGTGACGGCCCGAGTGCGCCTGGATTCTGACCAGGTGCAGCTGTGCCGCATAGAGCTGGATGACTTTCCGGTTGTATTTGACAACACGTACTATTTTTCCCTGCAGGCGTCGCCTGTCATTCGGGTGCTGGAAGTGCAGAATGGTGGGCAGGAGCAGGCTTTGCAGCGGGTTTATGGGAACGAACCCCTGTTTTCTTATAGTCAAACAGTTGCCTCGCGGCTTGATTACGGGCAGCTGGAAAAAGCCAACCTGCTGGTTGTGCGTGGCGCCAGCCGGATAGAGGCCGCCCTGCGTGAAGGCATCCGGCGGGTGGTGCAGCGAGGCGGCTCCGTAGTGGTGATACCGCCGGCCGATGTAACCGGGCGCGCTACCTATGACCAGTTGTTTCGGGAGTTGGGCATAGCGCCGGTGCAATGGGAAGCGGCCGGTACCCGGACCGCTTTGCGTGAAGTGGCCGTTCCGGACCGTCGGAACCCGTTTTTTCGGGAGGTATTTGGGGCGCAAAGCCGCCAGCCGGTGATGCCTAAAGTAGCCCCTGTGTTGCGCTGGTCTCGTTCCGGAACCGATATCATGCGTACTCAGGACGGCGACGGATTTCTGTCGGCTTTTAGCAGTGGCAAAGGCACGTTATATCTGTTTTCAACGCCGTTTAACGAGTCTTCAACCGACTTCCTGCAGCACGCATTATTTGTGCCGGTGATGTACCGGCTGGCGATGCAGAGCTTCCGCAGTGAGCAACATCTGGCCTACCGGCTCAACCAGGGCAGTGTGACGGTGGCTGTAGGCAATGGCAACACCGCCGCGCAAGCGGGCGAGCAGGTGTACAAACTCACCAATGATAGCCTGACGTTTATCCCGGCTCAGCGGGTGCAGAATGGCCTGTTACGGTTTGAGGTGCCGGCTGGGATGCAGCAGCCTGGCTTCTACCGACTCACGCGCAACGGCCAGACGCTGACCCCGTTGGCCTTCAACAACGACAAGCGTGAATCGGAGCTGGCGGCTTACACGGCGGCCGAGCTGCGGCAGCTAATCGGGCCGAACCGGCCCAACGTGCAGGTGTATGAAACGGGCCAGGGGCTGACAGTGGCGGCACGCTATAAGGCTGAGCGGGTCGGGACGCCGCTGTGGCAGTACTGCCTGTGGGCGGCGCTGGCCTGCCTGCTGGCGGAAGTGCTGCTGCTGCGCTTTATGGGGCGCCCGGCTGCGGCTGCAGATGTGAAGGTGGCGGCCTAG
- a CDS encoding adenylosuccinate synthase — translation MPVDVLVGLQWGDEGKGKIVDVLAPTYDVVARFQGGPNAGHTLTFDGTKHVLHQVPSGIFHPHIINVVGNGVVLDPVVFRQELQKLTDRGVDWGQNLYISRKAQLILPSHRALDRISEEARGGSKIGSTLKGIGPTYQDKIGRTGLRVGDILLPDFQQRYQEAVARHTTLAEFHGRSLDIEELEADFFSAVEFLRTLKLTDTEYLLNDLLRRGKNVLAEGAQGSMLDIDFGTYPYVTSSSTIVAGACTGLGIAPRHINKVYGISKAYCTRVGSGPFPTELHDEVGEQIRQAGREFGSTTGRPRRCGWIDLPALRYSIMLNGVTEIHLMKADVLDDFDEIQVCTHYQLPNGEKTDHLPDHGDLARLTPIYKSLPGWRTHLQSITDPEALPQQLKSYVKFLEEHLEVPVSIVSVGPDRVSTLHLA, via the coding sequence ATGCCCGTTGACGTACTAGTAGGATTGCAGTGGGGAGACGAGGGCAAAGGCAAGATTGTCGATGTTCTGGCCCCCACCTACGACGTAGTAGCCCGCTTCCAGGGTGGCCCCAATGCCGGCCACACCCTCACTTTCGATGGCACCAAGCACGTATTGCACCAGGTTCCCTCCGGTATTTTCCACCCCCATATCATCAATGTAGTCGGCAACGGCGTGGTGCTCGACCCCGTAGTGTTCCGGCAGGAGCTGCAGAAGCTCACCGACCGCGGAGTTGACTGGGGACAGAATCTCTACATCTCGCGCAAAGCCCAACTCATCCTGCCCTCGCACCGGGCCCTCGACCGGATCAGTGAAGAGGCTCGCGGCGGCAGCAAAATCGGTTCTACCCTAAAGGGTATCGGCCCAACTTATCAAGACAAAATCGGCCGTACCGGTCTGCGCGTCGGCGACATTCTGCTCCCTGACTTCCAGCAGCGCTATCAGGAGGCAGTAGCCCGTCACACCACGCTCGCAGAATTCCACGGCCGCAGCCTCGACATTGAAGAATTAGAGGCCGATTTCTTTTCCGCCGTTGAATTCCTGCGCACGCTCAAACTCACGGATACCGAATATCTGCTTAACGACCTGTTGCGTCGGGGCAAAAACGTATTGGCCGAAGGCGCGCAAGGCTCCATGTTGGATATCGACTTTGGTACTTATCCCTACGTGACTTCGTCTAGCACCATTGTGGCTGGTGCTTGCACTGGCCTCGGCATTGCCCCACGCCACATCAACAAGGTCTACGGAATCAGCAAAGCCTACTGTACCCGCGTTGGAAGCGGTCCGTTTCCAACAGAGCTGCACGATGAAGTAGGGGAGCAGATCCGCCAGGCGGGCCGCGAGTTTGGCTCTACCACTGGCCGCCCGCGCCGCTGTGGCTGGATTGACCTACCTGCTCTGCGCTACAGCATCATGCTGAATGGCGTAACCGAAATTCACCTGATGAAAGCTGATGTGCTTGATGATTTCGACGAAATCCAAGTGTGCACGCACTATCAGCTACCAAACGGCGAGAAAACCGACCACCTGCCTGACCATGGAGACTTGGCGCGGCTCACTCCTATATATAAGAGTCTGCCCGGCTGGCGTACGCATCTGCAGTCCATCACCGACCCGGAAGCCCTGCCACAGCAGCTAAAAAGCTACGTGAAGTTCTTGGAAGAGCATCTTGAAGTGCCAGTAAGCATCGTAAGCGTTGGCCCGGATCGGGTGAGTACGCTACATCTCGCTTAG
- a CDS encoding STAS domain-containing protein — protein MKTESSVQDGILFVRLSGDLIGSPDTQQLLQSVDQQLGEEVRHCALDLSEVRYINSTGIGVLVSLLTKFRSRGGELVLINPAEHPRKMLMLTKLNAIFSIADDEQSAAQQLKAAN, from the coding sequence ATGAAAACAGAATCCTCCGTCCAAGACGGCATCCTCTTCGTGCGCCTTTCCGGCGACCTCATCGGTAGCCCCGATACCCAGCAACTTCTTCAGTCCGTCGATCAGCAGCTGGGAGAAGAAGTGCGGCACTGTGCCCTCGACCTCTCCGAAGTTCGCTACATCAACAGCACCGGCATCGGTGTACTGGTGTCGTTGCTCACCAAGTTCCGCAGCCGTGGCGGCGAGCTGGTACTGATCAACCCGGCCGAACATCCCCGCAAGATGCTGATGCTGACCAAGCTGAACGCCATTTTCTCTATTGCAGACGACGAACAGTCGGCCGCCCAACAGTTAAAAGCCGCAAACTAA
- a CDS encoding Fur family transcriptional regulator produces MLPKMLDKEKYEEVKKIFTAYLENKGLRKTSERYAILEEIYSRTGHFDVEELYAGMKTQGLQVSRATVYNTLDLLVEHGLVSKHQFGRNLAQYEKSYGYRQHDHVICTECHKVVEFCDPRIHGIQTMVGELLNFHILHHSLNLYGVCGDCRAKAAARSQAE; encoded by the coding sequence ATGTTGCCTAAAATGCTCGACAAAGAGAAGTATGAGGAAGTGAAAAAGATCTTCACTGCTTACCTCGAAAATAAAGGATTGCGCAAAACGTCTGAGCGGTACGCCATTCTGGAGGAAATTTACTCGCGCACCGGCCACTTCGACGTAGAGGAGCTGTACGCCGGCATGAAAACCCAGGGTCTGCAGGTCAGCCGCGCTACCGTCTACAACACCCTGGATTTGCTGGTAGAGCACGGCTTGGTCAGCAAGCACCAGTTTGGCCGCAATCTGGCCCAGTACGAGAAAAGCTACGGCTACCGCCAGCACGACCACGTCATCTGCACCGAGTGCCATAAGGTAGTCGAGTTCTGCGATCCGCGCATCCATGGCATCCAGACCATGGTCGGGGAGTTACTCAACTTCCATATCTTGCACCACTCTTTAAACTTATACGGTGTCTGCGGCGACTGCCGTGCCAAAGCCGCTGCCCGTTCTCAAGCTGAATGA
- a CDS encoding RelA/SpoT family protein, translating into MATLIDPEIERQEILRQYRRLLRTAKPYLKEGDAKLIKKAFNTSLEAHKDMRRKSGEPYILHPLAVAQIVVEEIGLGTTSIVAALLHDVVEDTPWEIADVEREFGGKVARIVDGLTKISGVFEYGTSEQAENFRKMLLTLSEDVRVILIKLADRLHNMRTLDSMPRHKQLKISSETIYLYAPLAHRLGLYAIKTELEDLHLKYTDTEVYNELVNRVRQSRSARNRFIKDFVQPIDEELSAQGFAFEIKGRPKSIYSILKKMRKQNITFDEVYDLFAIRVILEVPQEQEKAACWQVYSIVTDFYQPNPDRLRDWVSTPKANGYESLHTTVMSRSGQWVEVQIRSRRMDDIAEKGYAAHWKYKETGAVQPESTLEAWINKVREMLETNNSSALEFMDEFRQNLFVKEVYAFTPKGKLVILPDKATALDFAFDIHTHIGLQCLGAKVNQKLQPLSYKLRNGDQVEILTSQKQKPTEEWLQYVITSKARSKIKDWLRDDRRSKAEDGRFLVEKRLELLGVALSPENLNRLLAHFNTHSVQELYYRIAIGQLDGREIKVDLFSAAIELPRPPSILEPKAFDHEVQKVRGVNANMLVIGEQTDKFDYSIAPCCNPIPGDDVFGFETDEGIVIHRTSCPKAVQMMSNYGNRIVRAKWTDQLELAFLAGIRIKGSDRVGLVNDVTRIISNSLKVNMRSITIDSDDGMFEGQIMVFVNDTAHLNKLIQRLSRVNGVLVVQRFDT; encoded by the coding sequence ATGGCCACCCTTATCGACCCCGAAATAGAGCGCCAGGAAATCCTGCGCCAATACCGCCGCCTCCTCCGCACGGCCAAGCCGTATCTGAAGGAAGGCGACGCCAAGCTGATCAAAAAGGCCTTCAATACTTCGCTGGAGGCCCACAAAGACATGCGCCGCAAGTCTGGCGAGCCCTACATTCTGCACCCGCTGGCCGTGGCCCAGATTGTGGTGGAGGAAATCGGGCTGGGCACCACCAGCATTGTGGCCGCGCTGCTGCACGACGTGGTAGAGGACACGCCCTGGGAAATTGCCGATGTGGAGCGCGAGTTCGGCGGCAAGGTGGCCCGCATCGTGGATGGCCTGACCAAGATTTCGGGCGTTTTCGAATACGGCACGTCCGAGCAGGCCGAGAACTTCCGCAAGATGCTGCTCACGCTCTCCGAAGACGTGCGCGTTATCCTCATCAAGCTCGCCGACCGCCTGCACAACATGCGGACCCTCGACTCGATGCCGCGCCACAAGCAGCTCAAGATTTCCTCAGAAACCATCTATCTCTACGCGCCGCTGGCCCACCGGCTGGGCCTCTACGCCATCAAGACGGAACTGGAAGACCTGCACCTCAAGTACACCGATACGGAGGTGTATAATGAGCTGGTAAACCGCGTGCGCCAGAGCCGCAGCGCCCGCAACCGCTTTATCAAGGACTTCGTGCAGCCGATTGATGAGGAGCTGTCGGCGCAGGGCTTTGCGTTTGAAATCAAGGGCCGCCCCAAAAGCATCTACTCTATATTAAAGAAGATGCGCAAGCAGAACATCACCTTCGACGAGGTGTACGACCTGTTTGCCATCCGCGTGATTCTGGAGGTGCCGCAGGAGCAGGAGAAGGCCGCCTGCTGGCAGGTCTACAGTATTGTCACAGACTTCTACCAGCCTAACCCCGACCGCCTGCGCGACTGGGTAAGCACGCCCAAAGCCAACGGCTACGAAAGCCTGCACACCACCGTCATGAGCCGTTCGGGCCAGTGGGTGGAAGTGCAGATCCGCTCGCGCCGTATGGACGACATTGCCGAGAAAGGCTACGCCGCGCACTGGAAGTACAAGGAAACGGGCGCCGTGCAGCCTGAGTCCACGCTGGAAGCCTGGATCAATAAGGTGCGCGAGATGCTCGAAACCAACAATTCCAGCGCCTTGGAATTCATGGACGAATTCCGCCAGAACCTGTTTGTGAAGGAGGTCTACGCCTTCACGCCCAAAGGTAAGCTGGTGATTCTGCCAGATAAGGCCACGGCGCTGGACTTCGCCTTCGATATTCACACGCACATCGGGCTGCAGTGCCTAGGCGCCAAAGTCAACCAGAAGCTGCAGCCGCTCAGCTACAAGCTCCGCAACGGTGACCAGGTCGAAATCCTGACGTCGCAGAAGCAAAAGCCCACCGAAGAATGGCTGCAGTATGTCATTACGTCCAAGGCGCGCTCCAAAATCAAGGACTGGCTCCGCGACGACAGGCGTTCCAAGGCCGAGGACGGCCGCTTTCTGGTGGAAAAACGGTTGGAACTGCTGGGAGTAGCGCTTTCGCCCGAAAACCTGAACCGGCTGCTGGCGCACTTCAACACCCATAGTGTGCAGGAGTTGTATTACCGCATTGCCATTGGCCAGCTGGACGGCCGCGAAATCAAGGTCGATCTGTTCAGCGCGGCTATCGAGTTGCCCCGCCCACCATCGATACTGGAGCCTAAAGCCTTCGACCACGAAGTGCAGAAAGTGCGCGGCGTCAATGCCAACATGCTCGTCATCGGGGAGCAGACCGACAAGTTCGACTACAGCATTGCGCCCTGCTGCAACCCCATTCCCGGCGACGACGTGTTCGGCTTCGAAACCGACGAAGGCATCGTCATCCACCGCACGTCCTGCCCCAAAGCCGTGCAGATGATGTCCAACTACGGCAACCGCATCGTGCGCGCCAAATGGACTGACCAGCTGGAGCTGGCGTTCCTGGCCGGTATCCGCATCAAGGGCTCCGATAGGGTAGGGCTCGTGAACGACGTCACGCGCATCATCAGCAACAGCCTCAAAGTAAACATGCGCTCCATCACCATCGACTCCGACGACGGCATGTTTGAAGGCCAGATCATGGTGTTCGTCAACGATACTGCCCACCTGAACAAGCTCATCCAGCGCCTGTCGCGCGTAAACGGCGTGCTGGTAGTGCAGCGGTTTGATACGTAG